A genome region from Euphorbia lathyris chromosome 4, ddEupLath1.1, whole genome shotgun sequence includes the following:
- the LOC136226096 gene encoding probable ion channel SYM8, which produces MTHFTERSSRGSKHSLVFHFLIFTSILSASYSIQLRSKVEKLEEEIINLRTTCESQDGVSNNDIEALQGEDYSSFYLKNADSRNIALYSAVLAPIMPFLFYKYLDYLARKNNKEEVLLKRIAYMVDVFFSSYPYAKLLALLFATLFLIGFGGLALYAVSDASFPEALWLSWTFIADSGNHADRVGVGPRIVSVSISSGGMLIFAMMLGLVSDAISAKVDSLQKGKSEVVEKNHILILGWSDKLGSVLKQLAMANKNHGGGVVVVLAERDKEEMEMDIAKLEFDFMGTSVICRSGSPLILADLKKVSVSKACAIIVLASDENAIQSDAYALRVVLSLTGVKERLKGHVVVEIRDLDNEPLVKLVGGELIETVVAHDVIGRLMIQSALQPGLAQVWEDILGFQNSEFYIKRWPQLDGLHFEDVLVSFPDAIPCGVKVAAEDGKIKLNPDFNYVIQEGDEIIVLAEDSNTYAPGPLPKVLCKGSCPTLIDLPKHPKKILLCGWRRDINDMIKVLETFVAPGSEVWMFNEVPEKEVEKKFAYGGLNISELENIKLVHSEGNAVIRRHLETLPLETFDSILILADESVEESIVHSDSRSLTTLLLIRSIQSNRLPYRDTRPASSLRAGFSHSSSIREMQHASDKSIVICEILDSRTKNLSSLSTICVYVLSDELVCMALATVAKDRQINRVLDELFDKEGNEMYIKPAEFYLYDQEEVRFNEIMMRGRERHEIVIGYRLANAECAIINPPDKSKPRKWSLGDVFVVISSGYH; this is translated from the exons ATGACTCATTTTACTGAGAGGAGCAGTCGGGGATCCAAACACTCTCTCGTCTTTCATTTC CTCATTTTCACCAGTATATTATCTGCATCTTACTCAATTCAGTTGCGGAGTAAAGTCGAGAAATTAGAG GAAGAGATTATTAACCTTCGTACAACATGTGAGAGTCAAGATGGTGTTAGTAACAATGACATTGAAGCTTTGCAGGGTGAAGATTATAGctcattttatttaaaaaatgctGATAGTAGAAACATTGCCCTATATAGTGCGGTGTTGGCACCAATTATGCCATTTTTGTTCTACAAATATCTTGATTACCTTGCAAGGAAGAATAACAAGGAAGAAGTTCTGTTGAAGAGGATTGCATATATGGTGGATGTATTTTTCTCTTCTTATCCTTATGCAAAGCTGCTTGCACTACTCTTTGCAACCTTATTCCTGATAGGATTTGGAGGCTTGGCACTGTATGCAGTCAGTGATGCTAGCTTTCCTGAAGCTCTTTGGCTTTCATGGACCTTCATTGCTGATTCCGGAAACCATGCAGATAGAGTTGGAGTTGGACCAAGGATTGTTTCTGTCTCTATAAGTTCTGGAGGCATGCTGATTTTTGCAATGATGCTTGGACTAGTTTCCGATGCCATCTCAGCGAAAGTAGATTCACTGCAGAAAGGGAAAAGTGAAGTTGTTGAAAAGAACCATATATTAATTCTTGGATGGAGTGACAAATTG GGTTCAGTCTTGAAGCAGCTAGCAATGGCAAACAAGAATCATGGGGGTGGGGTTGTTGTTGTACTAGCGGAAAGAGACAAGGAGGAAATGGAGATGGACATAGCTAAGCTAGAATTCGACTTCATGGGCACTTCTGTTATATGCAGAAGTGGAAGTCCTCTTATCCTGGCTGACTTGAAAAAA GTTTCGGTTTCCAAGGCATGTGCTATCATTGTTTTAGCATCTGATGAAAATGCTATCCAG AGTGATGCATATGCTTTGAGGGTTGTGCTCAGCCTAACAGGTGTTAAAGAACGCTTGAAGGGTCATGTTGTTGTAGAGATTCGTGACCTTGACAATGAACCTCTGGTGAAACTTGTTGGAGGGGAACTAATTGAAACAGTTGTTGCTCATGATGTGATCGGTCGTTTAATGATACAATCTGCTCTGCAACCTGGGCTTGCTCAG GTCTGGGAAGATATATTAGGGTTTCAGAATTCAGAATTTTACATTAAAAGATGGCCTCAGTTGGATGGTCTGCATTTTGAAGATGTGCTCGTTTCATTTCCTGATGCAATTCCCTGTGGTGTTAAAGTTGCTGCAGAAGATGGGAAGATAAAATTAAACCCAGATTTTAACTACGTTATACAAGAAGGAGATGAGATTATTGTTCTAGCCGAGGACTCCAACACCTATGCTCCAGGTCCTCTTCCAAAG GTCTTATGCAAGGGTTCCTGTCCAACACTAATTGATCTTCCAAAACATCCAAAGAAGATACTGCTCTGTGGTTGGCGCCGTGACATTAATGATATGATAAAG GTTCTAGAGACATTCGTGGCTCCAGGTTCAGAAGTCTGGATGTTCAATGAGGTCCCAGAAAAGGAAGTAGAGAAGAAATTCGCTTATGGTGGACTTAACATTTCTGAATTAGAGAACATAAAACTTGTCCACAGTGAGGGAAATGCTGTCATCAGACGGCATTTGGAGACTCTTCCTCTTGAGACTTTTGATTCT ATATTAATTCTTGCAGATGAGTCTGTAGAGGAATCCATTGTGCATTCTGACTCACGATCACTTACTACCCTTCTCCTTATACGAAGTATACAG TCAAACCGCCTCCCTTATCGAGATACAAGGCCAGCATCTTCACTGCGAGCTGGGTTCTCTCATAGCTCTTCGATTCGTGAAATGCAGCATGCTTCTGACAAGTCAATAGTTATATGTGAAATCTTGGATTCTAGGACTAAAAACCTGTCCTCATTATCCACAATTTGTGTTTATGTGCTGTCAGATGAACTGGTATGCATGGCATTGGCAACAGTGGCTAAAGACAGGCAAATAAATCGTGTTCTTGATGAATTGTTTGATAAGGAG GGGAATGAGATGTATATTAAACCGGCAGAATTCTACCTCTATGACCAGGAAGAGGTTCGCTTTAATGAAATTATGATGAGGGGTCGTGAGCGGCATGAAATTGTGATTGGATACCGCCTTGCAAATGCAGAGTGCGCGATAATTAACCCTCCGGATAAGTCAAAACCAAGAAAATGGTCTCTAGGTGATGTTTTTGTGGTTATCTCCTCAGGCTACCActga